One region of Limnospira fusiformis SAG 85.79 genomic DNA includes:
- a CDS encoding adenylate/guanylate cyclase domain-containing protein, which translates to MNAHPDLVLIVDDNEINRDLLARRLQKQGYDVLVASNGFEALKIMRSTALDLVLLDIMMPQMNGYQVLESLKADLQLRHIPVIMISAVNDIDSIVRCIELGAEDYLSKPFNHVLLRARINACLEKKRLRDQEQAYLQKLAAEQQKSERLLLNILPAPIAQRLKQGESTIADSFADVTVLFADIVNFTKLSDNLSPAELVEILNQIFSAFDQLAENYGLEKIKTIGDAYMVVGGLPTPRPDHAEAIADMALEMQKIVTNFSLKPGETLTMRMGINTGPVEAGVIGTRKFAYDLWGDTVNTANRMESHGLAGKIQVTETTYQRLRHGYEFQPRGIIDVKGKGEMNTYFLIMKKP; encoded by the coding sequence ATGAATGCTCACCCGGATCTTGTGTTGATTGTTGATGATAATGAAATCAATCGTGACCTGTTGGCTCGACGTTTACAAAAACAGGGTTACGATGTACTGGTGGCTTCTAATGGCTTTGAAGCCTTGAAAATTATGCGATCGACAGCGCTGGATCTGGTATTGTTGGATATTATGATGCCACAAATGAACGGCTATCAGGTGCTGGAGTCCCTCAAGGCAGATCTCCAGTTGCGCCACATTCCCGTAATTATGATTTCGGCGGTTAATGATATTGATAGCATTGTCCGGTGTATTGAACTCGGTGCAGAGGATTATCTATCTAAACCTTTTAATCATGTTCTATTGCGGGCTAGAATTAATGCCTGTTTGGAAAAAAAACGCCTGCGAGACCAAGAACAAGCCTATCTGCAAAAGTTGGCGGCGGAACAACAAAAGTCGGAACGGTTATTGCTGAATATCCTCCCCGCACCGATCGCACAACGGTTAAAACAGGGAGAAAGTACCATTGCTGATAGCTTCGCTGATGTGACTGTATTATTTGCTGATATTGTCAATTTTACTAAACTATCCGATAATCTATCCCCGGCTGAATTGGTGGAAATTCTTAATCAAATTTTTTCCGCTTTTGACCAGTTGGCAGAAAATTACGGACTGGAAAAGATTAAAACTATCGGTGATGCTTATATGGTGGTGGGGGGACTCCCTACCCCGAGACCAGACCATGCGGAGGCGATCGCTGATATGGCTTTGGAAATGCAAAAGATTGTGACAAATTTTAGCCTAAAACCCGGAGAAACTTTGACTATGAGAATGGGTATCAATACGGGTCCGGTAGAAGCCGGGGTGATTGGAACTCGCAAATTTGCTTATGATTTGTGGGGGGATACTGTCAACACTGCTAACCGCATGGAGTCTCATGGGTTGGCGGGGAAAATTCAAGTCACTGAAACTACCTATCAACGTCTGCGCCATGGTTATGAATTTCAACCCAGAGGTATCATTGACGTGAAAGGAAAGGGGGAAATGAATACTTATTTTCTGATTATGAAAAAGCCTTGA
- a CDS encoding UbiA prenyltransferase family protein, with amino-acid sequence MKPKFGIKIKPESTRVSNPNSAEVTPEKSGEIGDIIKLLRPHQWTKNLFCLAGVIFGGRLGEINAIANGILMVVLFSMMASAVYIFNDIQDIDRDRQHPKKRFRPLPSGRVKLTTAKAIGIFLITVSLIGSYNLGIPTFCCLLLYGINNVAYSLKLKNIPLFDVNCIAFGFVLRLLAGIYAVGDTPTAWITLCTFFLTLFQGFAKRRSELLSLLHKHNPIESLEELSPDSLNSTEKPSYLQLFYQRGQNNQQRPVLCHYTLPYLDSLLNSTATITIMCYSLFTISSGKNTSLVITVPIVYYAVMHYKRIVTVLAAGEEPDRILIEDNSIKISLFVWLVSYLAIVYFDLHIFL; translated from the coding sequence ATGAAACCTAAATTTGGTATAAAAATTAAACCGGAATCTACCCGGGTATCTAATCCCAATTCGGCAGAAGTTACCCCAGAAAAATCGGGAGAAATTGGGGATATAATCAAGTTGCTGCGTCCCCACCAATGGACTAAAAATCTGTTCTGTTTGGCGGGGGTCATTTTTGGGGGTAGGTTAGGAGAAATTAATGCGATCGCCAACGGCATTTTAATGGTCGTCCTGTTTTCCATGATGGCATCAGCCGTCTATATTTTCAACGACATTCAAGACATCGATCGCGATCGCCAACATCCCAAAAAGCGATTTCGTCCCCTCCCCAGCGGACGGGTAAAATTAACAACCGCCAAAGCGATCGGCATTTTTTTAATCACCGTTTCTCTCATCGGTTCTTACAATCTAGGAATCCCCACCTTTTGCTGTCTGTTGTTGTACGGAATTAACAATGTCGCTTATTCCCTAAAACTCAAAAATATTCCCCTTTTTGATGTCAATTGTATCGCCTTCGGTTTCGTCCTCCGTCTCCTCGCCGGAATTTACGCCGTGGGAGACACACCCACCGCCTGGATTACCCTTTGTACCTTCTTTTTAACCTTATTTCAAGGTTTCGCCAAAAGGCGATCGGAACTCCTCTCTCTCCTCCACAAACACAACCCCATCGAATCCCTAGAAGAATTATCCCCAGACTCTCTTAATTCCACCGAAAAACCGTCATATCTGCAACTCTTTTATCAACGGGGTCAAAATAATCAACAGCGCCCCGTTTTATGCCATTATACCCTACCCTATCTCGACTCTTTGCTAAACAGTACAGCCACCATAACCATCATGTGTTATTCCCTATTTACCATCAGTTCCGGGAAAAATACTTCCTTAGTTATCACCGTTCCCATTGTCTATTATGCGGTAATGCACTACAAACGCATCGTCACAGTTTTAGCAGCCGGAGAAGAACCCGATCGCATTTTAATCGAAGATAACAGCATCAAAATCAGCCTATTTGTGTGGCTAGTTTCCTATTTAGCGATCGTCTATTTCGACCTGCATATTTTTCTTTAA
- a CDS encoding PAS domain S-box protein encodes MIHPLLQQQLQEIGFQMDAPPSDPKAWREFLKKVSSSYRAADQQRDLAAQTLTFSSEEMIEKYERQRQESEARLEAERDRLQAVIGSLGAGLCILDAQGNLLSMNPKAEQLLGWSESEIAGQDLFQLIAPHLQEFPQQFQSRLNSYSHSPVNQGTQEKLLEPLKSAQDHLACRDGQVLPVSYILNPIVENGCWVGTVLVFFDISDRQQAEQEAARSLSMLQATFDSTDAGILALDRNGQVCHFNQKFVQMWEVPESFLEPNQNRSTLAFVMRQLKNPPQFLKTIMQLSAQPYIPTYDVVEFKDGRIFEVYSHPSKVGNKLVGRVWSFRDITERKRVEKALQNRVEFEQLITNLSTYFISLSTEEIDAGIKEALQKISKFIGVDRSYIYLFADPEYHSQSIYDWRSNLMSIKAENNLVSESSDNEPLDLVSVVANQVKVTSSQLNCEVITGIFSWLQKHEVIHIRSANLSDQILEELEALENFHKETGLVGYEYPEYIQHQLQFLTMIPLVCRKSLVGFLRFDSLSSLDTLSSDTISLLKMVGEMFSNTIERRRTEEVLRQTEAKYRSIFENAAEGICQTTPDGRYISANPALARILGYDSPEDLIANLTDVSTQLYVKSTRRAEFVAAIAKSSVISGFESQVYRQDGTTIWISENARAVFDAMGELVCYEGTVEDITEGKTAAEALERAKEAAETANRAKSTFLANMSHELRTPLNAIIGYSEILSEEAEELGYEDIVPDLERIYTAGKNLLTLINDILDISKIEAGRMDLFLEAFDISSLLESVMGTAQPLMSKNNNTLTVDCPDNIGIMYADVTKVRQILLNLLSNAAKFTTNGKIKLEVSRVSSLPYSQESGSVLEFKVHDTGIGMSQEQQEQLFQPFTQGDASTTRRYGGTGLGLAISDRFCQMMGGNIQVESTLGEGSTFKVVIPTRVKVKTSEAIATTQVPEEYSGVDAYTQGCLSEN; translated from the coding sequence ATGATCCACCCTCTGCTTCAACAACAACTCCAAGAAATCGGCTTTCAAATGGACGCGCCACCATCAGACCCCAAGGCTTGGCGGGAGTTTTTAAAAAAGGTTAGTTCAAGTTATCGCGCCGCCGATCAACAAAGAGATTTAGCGGCGCAAACTCTGACATTTTCCTCGGAGGAAATGATCGAAAAATACGAACGCCAACGCCAAGAGTCAGAGGCGCGGTTAGAAGCAGAACGCGATCGCCTACAGGCGGTAATTGGTTCTCTCGGTGCGGGATTATGTATATTAGATGCTCAGGGGAATCTGTTATCGATGAATCCCAAAGCTGAACAACTTTTGGGCTGGTCAGAGTCAGAAATCGCTGGTCAAGATTTATTCCAACTGATTGCTCCCCATTTACAAGAATTTCCCCAACAATTTCAATCACGGCTGAATAGTTATTCCCACTCCCCTGTCAACCAAGGAACCCAGGAAAAGCTGTTAGAACCGCTGAAATCTGCTCAGGATCATTTAGCCTGTCGTGATGGTCAAGTTTTACCAGTTTCGTACATTCTCAACCCGATTGTAGAAAATGGTTGTTGGGTGGGAACGGTTTTAGTGTTTTTTGATATTAGCGATCGCCAACAAGCCGAACAAGAAGCCGCCCGTTCCCTGTCCATGTTACAAGCCACTTTTGACTCAACGGATGCCGGAATTTTAGCCCTAGATCGCAATGGTCAAGTGTGCCATTTTAATCAAAAATTTGTCCAAATGTGGGAGGTGCCAGAATCATTCCTTGAGCCTAATCAAAATCGCTCAACCCTAGCTTTTGTGATGCGACAATTGAAAAACCCCCCCCAGTTTCTCAAAACTATTATGCAACTGTCCGCCCAACCTTACATACCGACATACGATGTGGTAGAATTCAAGGATGGGAGGATTTTTGAGGTTTACTCTCACCCTTCTAAAGTCGGCAATAAACTGGTGGGTAGGGTTTGGAGTTTCCGGGATATTACCGAGCGCAAAAGAGTAGAAAAAGCTCTGCAAAATCGAGTAGAATTTGAGCAGCTAATTACGAATCTTTCCACCTATTTTATTAGTCTAAGCACCGAGGAAATTGATGCAGGAATTAAAGAAGCTCTGCAAAAAATAAGCAAGTTTATCGGAGTAGATAGAAGCTATATTTATCTATTCGCCGATCCTGAATATCATAGCCAATCTATCTACGACTGGCGCTCGAATTTGATGTCTATTAAAGCCGAGAATAACCTGGTATCGGAGTCGTCAGACAATGAACCATTAGACCTGGTTTCCGTGGTCGCAAATCAAGTAAAAGTCACCTCAAGCCAACTTAACTGTGAGGTAATTACGGGAATTTTTTCATGGTTACAAAAGCATGAAGTTATCCATATTAGATCGGCTAATTTATCTGACCAGATTCTTGAGGAACTGGAAGCCTTAGAAAACTTCCATAAAGAGACCGGATTGGTCGGTTATGAATACCCAGAATATATCCAGCACCAACTGCAATTTCTGACGATGATTCCTCTGGTGTGTCGCAAATCTTTGGTGGGTTTTTTGCGCTTTGATAGTCTCAGTTCTCTTGATACCTTGTCTTCGGATACTATTAGCCTGCTGAAAATGGTGGGAGAAATGTTTTCTAACACTATTGAAAGGCGACGCACGGAAGAAGTGCTACGACAAACAGAGGCTAAATATCGCAGTATCTTTGAAAATGCGGCTGAGGGTATCTGTCAAACTACCCCAGACGGTCGCTATATTAGCGCTAACCCAGCTTTAGCTAGGATTTTGGGTTATGACTCCCCGGAAGACTTAATCGCTAATTTGACCGATGTTAGCACCCAGCTTTATGTTAAATCTACCCGACGGGCGGAATTTGTAGCAGCGATCGCCAAGAGTTCAGTTATATCAGGCTTTGAATCCCAAGTATATCGCCAAGATGGGACAACTATCTGGATTTCGGAAAATGCCAGGGCTGTTTTTGATGCTATGGGGGAACTGGTTTGTTATGAAGGAACTGTCGAAGATATCACCGAAGGAAAAACAGCAGCAGAAGCCTTAGAACGCGCCAAGGAAGCCGCCGAAACCGCTAACCGGGCGAAAAGTACCTTTTTGGCTAATATGAGCCATGAATTGCGTACTCCCCTCAATGCCATTATCGGCTATAGCGAGATTTTATCCGAGGAAGCGGAAGAATTAGGATATGAAGATATTGTGCCTGACCTGGAACGGATCTATACTGCCGGTAAAAATCTACTGACTCTGATTAATGATATCCTGGATATCTCTAAAATTGAAGCGGGACGGATGGACCTGTTTTTAGAGGCTTTTGATATTTCCAGTCTCTTAGAAAGTGTTATGGGTACGGCTCAACCCCTGATGTCCAAAAATAATAACACCCTGACCGTCGATTGTCCTGACAATATCGGGATTATGTATGCTGATGTGACTAAGGTTAGACAGATTCTACTGAATTTGCTCAGTAATGCTGCGAAATTTACAACTAATGGGAAAATTAAGTTAGAGGTCTCTCGTGTATCCTCCCTCCCCTATAGCCAAGAGTCGGGTTCGGTCCTAGAATTTAAGGTTCATGATACGGGAATCGGTATGAGTCAGGAACAACAAGAACAACTGTTTCAGCCATTTACCCAGGGGGATGCCTCGACGACTCGGCGCTATGGGGGAACTGGTTTGGGATTGGCTATTAGCGATCGCTTCTGTCAAATGATGGGAGGTAATATTCAAGTAGAGAGTACACTGGGAGAAGGGTCAACCTTTAAGGTGGTCATCCCTACCCGAGTCAAGGTGAAAACCTCAGAGGCGATCGCTACAACCCAAGTCCCCGAAGAGTATTCAGGAGTTGATGCTTATACCCAAGGCTGTTTGAGTGAGAATTAA
- a CDS encoding AAA family ATPase, producing MKLIIKNFGPIKNNSKAIDLSKNLLVFVGYNNSGKSYVSQLLWTIFNQRIINNFAQNNLDIIEDNLLKNAKHFEVNQELIDKIIISYSSFLRDALKKHTFKDLQASKLFDNISLDFEASIDEIKRGGLQASFTIKASDDNKIDSNYLEIKKENNSLRFQIEEKKIPEDFFDFVPRTIVDRYLIAGKKSILIKSIILILLQYEHETFFLPASRSFLPIFYRYIYKIERKEREQIVDKLLTLMETKQDDERINLSEIKDLNISNRPYTEPINQIIESLYSLNEKLPIVKPEFYLNLVQKLQKIMGGEINLMSQEGIAPIEFAFKLDVSNLDLPMYLASSSVNQLTLLYLYLKYWVNEKNNFLIMDEPEENLHPENQINLLNILLQFISENDNKVLITTHSPILANAINNYIYLDVLKNEYKVDVGQIIEADQLQYVDPSISVSQEKVGVYFFTGEKIVDYQSDDYGIYFRDFRKVEDNVDKSLRILTDYIYRQQDDF from the coding sequence ATGAAATTAATTATCAAAAATTTTGGGCCGATTAAAAACAATAGTAAAGCCATTGATTTGTCAAAAAATTTGTTAGTTTTTGTAGGATATAACAATAGTGGAAAAAGTTATGTATCTCAATTATTATGGACTATTTTTAATCAACGAATCATCAACAATTTTGCTCAAAATAATTTAGACATTATTGAAGATAATCTTCTGAAAAACGCCAAACACTTTGAAGTTAATCAGGAATTAATTGATAAAATCATCATAAGCTATAGTTCCTTTTTAAGGGATGCTTTAAAGAAGCACACTTTTAAAGATTTACAAGCATCCAAATTATTTGATAATATATCACTTGACTTTGAAGCAAGTATTGATGAAATAAAGCGAGGAGGTTTACAAGCAAGTTTTACCATAAAAGCCAGTGATGATAATAAGATTGATTCTAATTATTTAGAGATAAAAAAAGAAAATAACTCTTTACGATTCCAAATTGAGGAAAAAAAGATTCCTGAAGATTTTTTTGATTTTGTACCTCGCACAATTGTTGATAGATATTTAATTGCAGGCAAAAAAAGCATATTAATTAAAAGTATAATTTTAATTTTGCTACAATATGAGCATGAAACTTTTTTCTTGCCTGCTAGTCGTAGTTTTTTACCTATATTTTATCGTTATATTTATAAGATTGAAAGAAAAGAACGTGAACAAATTGTGGATAAATTGCTAACTTTAATGGAAACTAAACAGGATGATGAAAGAATTAATTTGTCGGAAATTAAAGACTTAAATATTAGTAATAGACCTTATACAGAACCAATTAATCAAATTATTGAAAGTCTCTATTCTCTTAATGAGAAGTTGCCCATAGTAAAACCAGAATTTTATCTAAATCTTGTTCAAAAATTACAGAAAATTATGGGTGGCGAAATTAATCTGATGAGTCAAGAAGGAATAGCACCAATCGAATTTGCTTTTAAGTTAGATGTCAGTAACCTTGATTTACCAATGTATTTAGCGTCTTCTTCTGTCAATCAATTAACGCTTCTATATTTGTATCTGAAATATTGGGTAAATGAAAAGAATAATTTTCTGATCATGGATGAACCGGAGGAAAATTTACATCCTGAAAATCAAATAAATTTATTAAATATACTACTACAGTTTATTAGTGAAAATGATAATAAGGTGTTAATTACGACACACAGTCCAATTTTAGCTAATGCGATTAATAATTATATCTATTTAGATGTTCTGAAAAATGAATATAAAGTTGATGTTGGACAAATCATCGAAGCTGATCAACTTCAATATGTTGATCCATCTATTTCGGTTTCCCAGGAAAAAGTAGGAGTTTATTTTTTTACGGGAGAAAAAATTGTTGATTATCAAAGTGATGACTATGGCATTTATTTTAGAGATTTCCGAAAAGTTGAAGATAATGTAGATAAATCTCTGCGGATTCTGACTGATTATATTTACCGCCAACAGGATGATTTTTAA
- a CDS encoding response regulator — protein sequence MAKILLVEDNEMNRDMLKRRLSRKGYDVLIAEDGAEGVNLAQTQAPDLILMDMSLPIKDGWQATREIKADTKTKEIPVIALTAHAMAGDREKCLAAGCDDYDTKPVEFPRLLEKIETHLKNKATS from the coding sequence ATGGCTAAGATTCTATTGGTAGAAGATAATGAAATGAATCGCGATATGCTCAAAAGGCGCTTGAGTCGAAAGGGTTATGATGTCTTAATTGCTGAAGATGGGGCGGAAGGGGTGAATTTAGCCCAAACACAAGCCCCCGATTTGATTTTAATGGATATGAGTCTCCCCATTAAAGATGGGTGGCAAGCGACCCGTGAAATTAAGGCTGATACTAAAACTAAGGAAATTCCAGTGATTGCCCTCACAGCCCATGCTATGGCTGGCGATCGCGAAAAATGTCTCGCTGCTGGCTGTGATGATTATGACACTAAACCAGTGGAGTTCCCCCGCCTACTTGAGAAAATTGAGACTCACCTCAAAAATAAGGCGACTTCGTGA
- a CDS encoding AI-2E family transporter has product MSDQNSPRQERHITLSVSNVPLIVGAVLLLVLLWQLQGLIILIMISVVLAASIIPLVNWAQSLKIPRWLAVIVVYLTLIGGITGLGLIIGPSVVDQINLLVRQLPIFAERSLDLISNIASSLGEDIPDLIDRLVDTQSLTNWTIRSSQQLILRSYGITRGIVGGVFSLILSLFVSGYMVADSKTLVKSFVQLFPYPWNERLAAQAQPVGRRMGSYIRGRLIVSAILGVSITTCLGFLGLKDYALGLGAIAGFTNLIPFLGPILGAIPALVVALAKGGFLFFWVLLLYVIVQNLETYVLDPLLVGSSVGVHPLYQLLSVLAGVQLLGLIGALIVPPWFAGIAALVENLYLEPKRLAEQKLAYPHGSVSDPPSGVILDSNSDSL; this is encoded by the coding sequence ATGAGCGACCAAAACTCCCCCAGACAGGAAAGACATATCACCCTGTCAGTTTCCAATGTTCCGTTGATTGTTGGTGCTGTTTTACTATTAGTTTTATTATGGCAACTTCAGGGATTAATTATCCTGATCATGATTTCGGTGGTATTAGCAGCCTCCATCATTCCCTTAGTTAACTGGGCGCAAAGCCTGAAAATTCCCCGCTGGTTAGCGGTGATTGTAGTATATTTAACCCTAATTGGCGGCATTACCGGATTAGGTTTAATCATCGGTCCGAGTGTGGTTGATCAAATCAACCTGTTGGTGCGTCAGTTACCAATTTTCGCTGAACGCAGCCTCGATCTAATCAGTAACATAGCCAGCAGTTTGGGGGAAGATATCCCCGACTTAATCGATCGCCTAGTAGATACCCAATCCCTGACCAACTGGACAATTCGTTCATCTCAGCAATTAATTCTCAGATCCTACGGAATCACCAGAGGTATTGTCGGAGGGGTATTTAGTCTGATTCTATCACTATTCGTCTCCGGCTATATGGTAGCAGATAGCAAAACTCTGGTCAAAAGTTTTGTACAATTGTTCCCATACCCGTGGAACGAACGCCTAGCAGCCCAAGCCCAGCCCGTAGGTCGTCGCATGGGCAGTTATATTAGAGGTAGATTAATTGTATCTGCCATATTAGGGGTGAGTATTACTACCTGCTTAGGGTTTTTAGGGCTAAAGGACTATGCTCTAGGCTTGGGTGCGATCGCTGGGTTTACCAATTTAATCCCCTTCCTGGGTCCAATTTTAGGAGCAATTCCCGCCCTCGTGGTAGCCCTAGCCAAAGGTGGATTTCTATTTTTTTGGGTGTTACTACTGTATGTAATCGTGCAGAACCTGGAAACCTACGTTCTCGATCCCTTATTGGTGGGGTCTTCAGTAGGTGTACATCCCCTATATCAGCTTTTATCAGTTTTAGCAGGGGTGCAGCTTTTAGGGCTAATTGGGGCGTTGATAGTTCCACCTTGGTTTGCAGGAATTGCAGCCTTAGTGGAAAACTTGTATTTAGAACCCAAACGCCTAGCGGAACAAAAACTAGCTTACCCCCATGGGTCTGTCTCTGACCCTCCCTCTGGGGTGATCTTAGATTCCAATTCAGATTCTCTTTGA
- a CDS encoding Ycf51 family protein, whose translation MLTTPELLDFSKWLGIATLALAALTVLAFVLNWGIRFRLVGITAFTGVLAGGVFALGLGLFQRVEIPGAVRYSRVFDDGARQIVIVVAPDITESQLEATLQQAASDLYSPGRGGAGQMPLVIRARTIVHPQPGVSEPIFLGQVQRVSGFANQGDVAIAINQESLNHLQTVREATN comes from the coding sequence ATGTTGACTACCCCTGAATTACTCGATTTTTCTAAGTGGCTGGGTATCGCTACCCTGGCTTTAGCTGCATTAACTGTTTTGGCTTTTGTACTAAACTGGGGCATTCGTTTTCGCCTGGTGGGGATAACTGCTTTTACCGGAGTCCTCGCTGGCGGCGTGTTCGCTTTGGGGTTGGGATTATTTCAACGGGTTGAAATTCCTGGAGCAGTCCGCTATAGCAGGGTGTTTGATGATGGCGCTCGCCAAATTGTGATTGTTGTGGCTCCAGATATTACTGAGTCACAACTAGAGGCGACTCTCCAACAGGCTGCTAGTGACCTATATTCACCCGGTCGCGGCGGCGCAGGACAAATGCCTTTAGTTATCCGCGCCAGAACTATTGTTCACCCTCAACCAGGGGTTTCGGAACCGATTTTTTTGGGACAGGTGCAACGGGTATCTGGTTTTGCTAATCAGGGAGATGTGGCGATCGCTATTAATCAAGAAAGTCTCAATCACCTTCAAACAGTGCGCGAAGCTACTAACTAA
- a CDS encoding NAD-dependent epimerase/dehydratase family protein, giving the protein MKHLVTGGSGFLGNLIARRLSQRGEEVKILDIWEDPTRPQDIEYINCDIRDRQGVAAAMKGVDIVHHNVALVPLTKSGNKFWEVNVEGSRIAAEEAAKAGVSSFIHMSSSALFGDPKCPITNDTQPQPVEIYGRAKLAGELAVREVCDRQSLPLIVIRPRTILGEGRLGIFQILFEWIQEGRNVYVIGDGNIKFQFIHALDLMDAYLLALDLGKPGIYNVGSDRFGTLREGLENLISYAGTDSQVKSLPTTLTIGTLRLLDIVGLSPLAPWHYLTYHKEFYFDVEPLLNLGWQPKYSNDDMFQESYDWFQKNYDKIQAEKAGSAHRKPVKEKILWLLKQLS; this is encoded by the coding sequence ATGAAACATCTGGTAACAGGGGGTTCCGGTTTTTTAGGAAATCTGATCGCCCGTCGGTTGTCGCAACGGGGAGAAGAAGTCAAAATACTAGATATTTGGGAAGATCCAACTCGCCCCCAGGATATTGAATATATTAACTGCGATATTCGCGATCGCCAAGGTGTCGCCGCCGCCATGAAAGGGGTTGATATCGTTCATCATAATGTCGCTTTAGTTCCCCTTACCAAGTCGGGAAATAAGTTTTGGGAAGTGAATGTCGAAGGGAGTCGGATCGCCGCTGAGGAAGCTGCTAAAGCAGGGGTTAGCAGTTTTATTCACATGAGTTCTAGTGCCTTATTTGGCGACCCAAAATGTCCCATTACTAACGATACTCAACCCCAGCCTGTAGAGATTTACGGACGCGCAAAATTGGCGGGAGAATTAGCAGTCCGTGAGGTTTGCGATCGCCAAAGTTTACCCTTAATAGTAATTCGCCCCCGGACGATTTTGGGGGAGGGAAGGTTAGGCATTTTTCAGATTCTATTTGAGTGGATTCAAGAAGGGCGAAATGTCTACGTTATCGGGGATGGAAATATAAAATTCCAGTTTATTCATGCTCTGGATTTAATGGACGCTTACCTATTAGCTTTGGATTTAGGAAAACCAGGAATTTATAATGTCGGAAGCGATCGCTTTGGGACTCTTAGGGAAGGTTTGGAAAATTTAATTAGCTATGCGGGGACTGATTCTCAGGTAAAAAGTCTCCCCACCACTTTGACAATTGGCACCTTGAGACTCTTGGATATTGTCGGTTTAAGCCCCCTCGCACCTTGGCATTATCTCACCTATCATAAAGAGTTTTATTTCGATGTTGAACCCCTGTTAAATTTGGGATGGCAACCCAAATACTCCAATGATGATATGTTCCAGGAAAGTTACGATTGGTTTCAGAAAAACTATGATAAAATTCAGGCAGAAAAGGCAGGTTCCGCACACCGTAAACCCGTCAAAGAAAAAATCCTTTGGCTGCTCAAACAGTTGTCTTAA